In Fragaria vesca subsp. vesca linkage group LG5, FraVesHawaii_1.0, whole genome shotgun sequence, the genomic stretch TTTTAAACAGTTTTGTGATAAATTTTCTATGCACTTCTGTCAACCAAAAAAAAATATTCAAGCCCACCCCATATACAAATTCTGGATCCCCCACTGGATGATAGAGGAGCCAGCTACTTTGTTAACAGAGAAATTGTTTCTATATATGAAGAAAGCCGAAGTGCCAGAATTTAAATCGTTATTTTTAATGGTCGAGAAATTAAGAGGGCTAAGCGGATACGACACGTGGCTAGGCTGCGGTCTAGTCCTCCGCAAGCAGGGGGTCCACCGTTTAAAATCTGGGATGCACCTGAATTTAAACCGTTGGATGTTTTTTAATTAATGGTCGAGATTTTAAGCGGGCTAGAGGGATACGACACATGGCTAGATGGAATCTCCTGTGCCCTGGTCTTACCGGCCTCCTCTATTTTCTTTAGGCCTCAATTTCTTTTGGGCCCAGTCCGTCGCATATAAAAGGTAACAGCCCACTACATTCACTGGCGCGGAATATAAAACTGGTTGAAGCGGAGAGAGTCGGTAGCAAATGGAGGACGAGGGAGGAGAGAGGTCGAGCTTCGTCATCCGAATTTCCTCAATCTTTTCTTTTTCCCCAAAATATTACAGAAATGGAAAATAAATCAAACTTTCCTGAGCTTAATTACCTCAAAATCTATATTCACTTTGTTAATCCGGAGATCGAAGCTAGAAAGAGCTGGATTTCGAGCTAGATTGAAGCCATTGTGTTGCGTGTGCTTTCTACTGATCACGCTTTTAGTTTTCGTAGTTTTGGATTTTGTGCTATCTCTAGGGCCAGGTTGAGGTTGAACTCTTTGATTTTCGATCACTGTTTTTGTATTTGAGCTGGAATTGATGTGGTGCTATTTGTGGAAACTTCTAGGCTGTAGTGGTTGCTAAATGTTAAACTATTTAAAGAAGTTATCGCGGTCTCGAAATCAGCTTTGATCTTAATTGGTTAGAAATTTGGTGTCGATGTGATTAAAAGAGAGGATGTTCGCGAAGACTCAAGTTTGTGTCGATTGGTGTAATGAACTAGTGAGGCTTAATTAGTTAATTTGGCCAGGCAAATGGGAATAGCCGAATTGATTCGGATATACCGATATAGTTTTCCAATAAAAAGGAAAAAGTGTATGTTTCTAAATTGATGCAGTGACTTGTCTTCCATCATATGCATCTCCCTATTGTTAATCACATAGTTCTCATTTATAAAGGGAAGCAAATCAACATAGTTTCTTTACTTAATTACAAACAGTACTATCTCTGCTTGGCTGCAGCAGCAGCTACAATTAAGTGGTACGTTTAGAACTGAGCTTTCTAATAAAATGATGTAGAACGTTCATCATACATTGAAATTGGGTTTTAAGAGTTTTCTTTAGAAAATGATTCCAAGAATACTTCCCTTGATGTTCATCATACATGTCTTAATACTTCAATATATTGAACGTTCATCATACATGTCTTAATACTTCCCTTGATGTTATTTGGTCTTATTTTGGTCTATCGAGTAAGATCATTTTTCACACTCGTATTGAATTTTTTATGAACTTTTATTGTTATATCATTTGTTGTCCTTGCCTTTTTTTTTCTTTTCTTTTTTGAAAACTTGGCATAATTTGTAGGATTGAAGCGAAAAAATGGGTGATCGTTACAAATTATTCATTGTTTGTATGAGTTTAATGATGCACGTTTCTTCATGAAATTTAACATGATTGTGATAAAATGTAGGCAGTTGCCTATTACTAATATCGTGTCACTTGAAACAAAGATAGAATAGAGATTTACTAGAACAAGCTATTAAAGGAAAGATGAAGAGTAAAACTTGATGAAATAAGGGTGATCATTGTCATCATCTTCATTAAAAGAACAGATCAATTCAAATTTTGTACAATTGTTCCTAATGAAGAACAGATCAATTCTCAGTTTGTACAACTCAAAACAAGGTGTATTTTGTACTGCAACTCTGGTCTATCTCCTTGACTCATTGGTCCCCTAATATATTGGCTGCTGCATGTATGGTAACTCTGTTGCCTTTGGAACTGCACAGCATGATAACCTTGTTGCCTCAACATTGTTGGCTTTGGTGAAGAAAGGATGCTGAAGTGCTTCCTCTGCGCTAGGCCTCTTTGCAGGGTCCCAAGATAACAGAGAGCCAATGAGATCGAGAGCCGATTGGCTTGCATTTGGAATGCATGCTCGAAGACCACAACCTTTCTCCGGCTCAAATTTGGGAACGTTCATCAGTCTTCCCATCCATGAATCGTTAGTCGGAGCCCCAATAACTTCACATATCTTCTGTAGCTGATGTGCAGAACTCTCACCCCTAAACAGTGGAAACATCATAAACAACTCTGCTAGGATGGTCCCTGCAGCCCACATATCCACTTTCTCATCATAAACAAAGGGCCGACACCTCTCGTCTTTCTCATAACTTCGAATCAGCATCTCGGGGGCCCGATAGAACCTTGTAGTCACATAGTGATTGAACGGCCCCCTCGAATCAATCTGAGTAGCAGCACCGAGATCAGATATCTTGAGGACTCTCTTGTTCACCAAAAGGTTCGCCGGCTTCAAGTCCCTATGCATGAAGCGGCCCTCGATATGCATAAAGTCGAGGCCTTGAAAGAGTTGAAAGCTCAGTGTTCGTACTTCAGCCTCCGAAAACGGGACTCCCAAGCACAACCTTTGCCGGATGAGATCATGAAGGCTTCCCTCCATGTACTCCATAGCAAGGTACACGGTTTCTTCCGTGTACACAACCTTCTTGAGACTCACGATCGTCGGGTGCTCCAAGAAATCAAGAGCATGGATTTCCTGTACATATTCTGAAGGATCGGGATTCTTGATCTCTTTCAGAGCCACCGTCTGACCGGTTTCCCTTGTTGGAACTTAGTGTGGGATAGAATCCCACGTTGAAGAAGAACTACTTGCTTGGTTGTTTTTAAACAAACACCCATGTGAGCAAGTGATTGGGTGGAATTGCCTAGAGTGGGCTTGATGGGCTTTCAAAATGATATATATATATATATATATATATATATTTATATAAAGTCATAGATGGGTCATGGGCCTCTTTGGGCTTTGGAAAAATTAAATCTGATTATAATTTTTGAATTAATAATTTTATTCATTTTTATTATTTTTGGATAACACCAAAGGTGATAACTGTTGGTGACAGTTACAACTTTTTGAACAGTTTTACCTGTTCGAATTTGACTTTATATAAGGACGACACTGTGGTCGTTGTTATCCATCGAAAATTCATCTCTTCTTCTTCCTCCCCAAATCGACTTTTCTGAAACATAAAGTAAATTCGCCAGGGACAAGTTCTTGTGCAAGAACTTGTACCAGATAGTTGTATCCTCAAGATAGACGTCCGAAACTGCAGCACAAGTGGGGACGAATTTCTGTCTTAGGTCACTGCAAAGCAGGCCTCTATCTGAATCAAGTTAGTGTTTTCAATCTCAATTTCATTGTTGTTATTGTCTATTGTTGGTTTCGATTCAATTATACTGTTATATATATCTTGTTTGTAATCGTGATATTTGATTGGCCCTAACATCCCTGTCGACGGCCTTGTACACCCTCCCAAACGATCCCTCACCCACAATATCAATGATATCATACTTCTTTTCGATCTCCATGGATAGAAAATCTAAGGAAACCTCTCAAGAAAAGAATTGGAAACCAAGAAATCACTCTCACACTCCCACTACTGAAACTGGGATGAAGGAATGAAGAGCAGAAGGGGTCTATTCATAATCTCTGATTGAGAATTGGAAACTCAGATACCACTGAGTCTCACACTCCCAGTCGAATTGGGATCAGTAATGCGGAGCAGTGGAGCCTATTTATAATCTCCCATCACTCCCCTTTCCCACTGCTATAGGGATCGAACCCAAATCCAAATCCTATAAGGATTCAGCAAGGGTATTTTTGTCATTTCCGGTTCAGTTGGCGTCAGAGATCGAAGCTTCCAACGGCACCGTTTTCCCAAACTAGACAGGTTGTCTTCATGTCTTGACTTGGACCCCACGAAGGATTTTCCGAAGCCACGCGTCAAAACAAGATTGGCGGTTACCCACGCGAGCCAGTTTCCACAACGCGCTTTTCAGCGCGTGACATAAACGCACTTCGCTCGCGTCTATAATACGAGTAACGCAACGGTGTCGTTATAATTTTTCACTTCCTCTCTCTTTTTGGAATCCCCAAATCAAATTTCCCAAACCAAAACCAAACCCTAGCAGCCCAAAGCTGTTGAGCCATGATTCTTGACCTATATAAACCCCGCAGGGCTTGATTTTCAATCCCGCAATCACAAATTTCGCGGTGGTTTCGATTTCGGGGGTCATTGGAGACGAACACAGCTCGCAATTGTTCCCGGAGCAATCGAATCCAATCGGCGATTCCGCTTCCACGGTCCGTCGTCGTTTCGCTGTCCCGATCGATTCCGCAGCTCTCTGATTCTTTCAGAGTCGTTTCAAG encodes the following:
- the LOC101295139 gene encoding cyclin-dependent kinase F-4-like, which produces MEIEKKYDIIDIVGEGSFGRVYKAVDRDTVALKEIKNPDPSEYVQEIHALDFLEHPTIVSLKKVVYTEETVYLAMEYMEGSLHDLIRQRLCLGVPFSEAEVRTLSFQLFQGLDFMHIEGRFMHRDLKPANLLVNKRVLKISDLGAATQIDSRGPFNHYVTTRFYRAPEMLIRSYEKDERCRPFVYDEKVDMWAAGTILAELFMMFPLFRGESSAHQLQKICEVIGAPTNDSWMGRLMNVPKFEPEKGCGLRACIPNASQSALDLIGSLLSWDPAKRPSAEEALQHPFFTKANNVEATRLSCCAVPKATELPYMQQPIY